Proteins from a single region of Nocardiopsis dassonvillei subsp. dassonvillei DSM 43111:
- a CDS encoding Ldh family oxidoreductase produces MTTAAPTQAPPEREAVRVRHDDLVAFAAGVFTDRGLPPDRAAEAARALCHGDLAGPRSHGLANLTRLYLPLLDEGRADPAAEPRVLADLGAAVLWDSRRALGLWAASEAMDLAAERAARHGIGLVSVRGATHLGCAGYHALRAAERGMVGLVASNCGRQRIARPPGGAVAMLGTNPLSVAAPAGEHPPFLLDMSTTAAPTGRIRQAAREGLALPEGLLCDDTGAPVTDPAAFDAGRAHLMWLGGEAGRYKGFGLGLMVEVLSALVPGAGTGPHPDALDGDGGPSGRDDDIGFFVAAIAPGALRQGADDDARELFGALLACPPTDPDAPVRYPGWHEYHRARELRLAGVPLEAELYAELAELADRTGLPFEAMREETR; encoded by the coding sequence GTGACCACCGCGGCCCCCACCCAGGCCCCGCCGGAACGCGAGGCCGTACGGGTACGCCACGACGACCTGGTCGCGTTCGCCGCCGGGGTGTTCACCGACCGCGGCCTGCCCCCCGACCGGGCGGCCGAGGCGGCGCGCGCTCTGTGCCACGGCGACCTCGCCGGGCCGCGTTCGCACGGTCTGGCCAACCTGACCCGCCTCTACCTGCCGCTCCTCGACGAGGGCAGGGCCGACCCCGCCGCGGAGCCGCGCGTCCTCGCCGACCTCGGCGCCGCCGTGCTCTGGGACTCCCGGCGGGCCCTGGGCCTGTGGGCGGCGAGCGAGGCCATGGACCTGGCCGCCGAGCGCGCCGCGCGCCACGGCATCGGGCTGGTGTCCGTGCGCGGCGCCACCCACCTGGGCTGCGCCGGGTACCACGCGCTGCGCGCGGCCGAACGCGGCATGGTGGGCCTGGTGGCCAGCAACTGCGGACGCCAGCGCATCGCCCGCCCGCCCGGCGGCGCGGTCGCGATGCTGGGCACCAACCCGCTCAGCGTCGCCGCCCCGGCCGGGGAGCACCCGCCGTTCCTGCTCGACATGAGCACCACGGCCGCGCCCACCGGCCGGATCCGCCAGGCCGCCCGCGAGGGCCTCGCCCTGCCCGAAGGCCTGCTGTGCGACGACACCGGCGCGCCCGTCACCGACCCCGCCGCCTTCGACGCCGGGCGCGCGCACCTGATGTGGCTGGGCGGCGAAGCGGGACGCTACAAGGGCTTCGGCCTCGGACTCATGGTCGAGGTGCTCTCCGCACTGGTCCCGGGGGCCGGGACGGGCCCCCACCCCGACGCCCTGGACGGGGACGGCGGCCCGAGCGGACGCGACGACGACATCGGCTTCTTCGTGGCCGCGATCGCGCCCGGCGCCCTGCGGCAGGGCGCCGACGACGACGCGCGGGAGCTGTTCGGCGCGCTGCTGGCCTGTCCGCCCACCGACCCGGACGCGCCGGTGCGCTACCCCGGCTGGCACGAGTACCACCGGGCGCGGGAACTGCGCCTG